Genomic segment of Paenibacillaceae bacterium GAS479:
TATGCGCTCTATTTTATCCATCTGTTTCAAGAAAAAAAGGATTATAATGCTACGCTGCAGGCGGTCTTTATCCTGTCCAATCTGTTCACACTTGGCTTGCATGGATGGAGCGGGGATATTAGCCAATTGTTTTGGTTTTATACGATGACAGGGGTTGTACCTGTTCTTGTCGGAGTCATCCTTGGCAGCCTGCTGTTTAATCGCATGTCACGGGCTGCCATACAAAAATGGGCCTATCTTATCGTTGCGCTGTCGGCAATTCGCCTAATTGTGGGATAGAAATATTTAAAAAAAATGAGTTATAGGAGGTTATCACTGTGCACAAGTTTTTGATTCATAAACAAGGCGATCATGTTGGAGTAGCCACCTCGGATATCGAGGCGGGCGAGACGGTAATCGGCGTGTACATGGATGATGATTCAACGATTGAAGCGGTAGCGGCAAGTCCGATTCCGCTTGGCCACAAGATAGCGGTGTCGGATATCGATAAGGACGGGCATGTCATTGAGTATGGATTGCCAATTGGTTTCGCACCGGATGGCTTTAAATTCGGCGATTACGTCCATACCCACAATATCAAAACATTGAGGTGGTAGAGCGATGAAACAACTACTGGGATACAGACGTGAAAACGGCAAGGTCGGCATTCGCAATCATGTCATCATTCTTCCGGTTGACGATATATCCAACGCTGCCTGTGAGGCGGTTGCGAACCATATTCAAGGTACGATGGCATTGCCTCATGCTTACGGCAGGCTGCAGTATGGCAAGGATCTGGAGCTTCATTTCCGCACGATGATCGGCACAGGCTCCAACCCCAACGTAGCTGCAGTCATCGTAATCGGCATCGAGCCCAATTGGACGAATATCATTGCCGAAGGCATTGCCAAAACCGGCAAGCCGGTTGCCGCGTTTTCCATCGAGGGTACAGGCGATCTGGAAGTGGTCCGCCAAGCTTCCTGGAAGGCTAAAGAATTCGTTCAATGGGCATCCGAGCTGCAGCGCGAGCCTATCGAACTGAGCGAGCTCACGGTGAGCATCAAATGTGGCGAATCGGATACAACGACTGGACTTGGCTCATGTCCAACCGTCGCTCAAGCGGTTGATCGGCTGGTTGATGCAGGCGCAACCGTCTTTTTCGGAGAAACGTCCGAGCTGACCGGAGGGGAGCATCTGATCGCTGATCGCTGCGCCACGCCAGAGCTGCGCGAGAAGTTCATGGCGATTTACGATGATTATATTTCTGAGATCAAAAGCTCTGGTGTCGATCTGCTGGGCTCTCAACCGACACAAGGCAATATTGCGGGCGGCTTGTCTACCATCGAAGAAAAAGCACTCGGCAATATTGAGAAAACAGGCACGAAGCAGGTTGTCGGCGTTCTTGAGCCAGCCGAAATGCCAGGCAACGGGCCGGGACTCTATTTCATGGACACCTCATCGGCTGCAGCCGAGTGCATTACGCTGATGGCGGCAGGCGGAGCGGTGCTTCACTTTTTCCCAACCGGTCAAGGCAATATTATCGGCAATCCCATCGAGCCAGTCGTTAAAGTAACAGCCAACCCAAAAACCGTCGCTTCCATGAACGAACATGTGGACGTCGATTGCAGCGGCTTGCTCTCCCGTGAAATCAACCTGACCGAAGCAGGTGATTTGTTGATGGACTATCTATGCCGCGTCGTTAACGGCCGTTTAACGGCTGCCGAAGCGCTTGGACATAAGGAATTTGTGATGACGAAGCTTTACCGCAGCGCGTAACGCAATTAGACCTAAATTGAAAGGCATGTAGCTGGGTGTCTCATTGAGGATCCGGCTACATGTTTTACGGGGTGATTTTTTTGTCTGAGCGAAGCAACATAGTCACTTTCCAGGCGGAACAATTGACGGAGTTTGGCAAAGAGGTTCTTATGGGGCTAGGAATGACGGAGGGGGATGCACTCCTTGCCTCCGATTCTCTGGTGCGGGCGGACCTTGAAGGCAACGAGAGTCACGGCATCAGCCGTTTGCCCATCTATGCGAAGCGAATGAAAGAAGGACGAATTTCCGCGAATGCCAACGTAAGCTTTGAGCAACTCGGGTCGATTTTGCGGGTGGACGGCAACAACGGTTTAGGGCAGGTGGTCGCTTATCGCGCGATTGAGCAGGCAATACCGCTTGCCCGAGAAGACGGAATGATCGGTATTTTTATTCGCAACAGCAATCATTTCGGAACGGCCGCTTATTTTTGTCAACAAGCCTGCAAGCAAGAGATGGCCTTGATCGCGATGACTAATTCTCCTCCGGGAATTGCGCCATGGGGAGGCAAAAAAGCTTTTTTGGGCACAAATCCGCTTGCATTCGGTTTTCCGAGCCGCAGTGGACCGCCCGTTATTATTGACATGTCATCGAGCGTGGTCGCGCGAGGCAAAATTATATTGGCGAATAAAACGGGCGAATCCATTCCGCAAGGCTGGGCGATGGATGAAAATGGCGTTGAAACGACCAGTCCGGCTGCAGCGCTGCGCGGAGCGGTGCTTCCGCTTGGCGGTGCCAAAGGTTATGCGCTTGCGCTGGCGATCGAAATGATGTGCGGCGTGCTCAGCGGAGCGGCATACGGTCCACATGTGAATAATCTTTACAGGGACGAGGACCCGCCCGCGAATGTTGGACATAGCTTCATCCTGATGGATATAGCTAAGTGGATGGATATGGACGATTATTTTGATCTAACGGATCAGCTCCTTCGAGAGATGAAAGAGTCACCAAAAGCATCCGGTACGGATGAAATTTTTTATCCAGGAGAGCGCAGATCGAAGGAGTACACCAAGCGCTCCGATGCTGGGCTGACTGTTCCTCTGGAAGTTGTCGTCGAATTGAAACGGCTTGGCGAAGAAGCCGGAATAGCTTTTCCGGAAGGAGTTCGCTCATGAAAGCGATCATAACAGAACTCAATTGGCCGATTGGTATTGAGCTCTTGCAAGAGCAAGGTTGGGAAGTGCTCTACGATCCTGAGCTGTGGAAATATCGCGAGCGGCTGCAGACGGAATTGCAGAACGCCGAGGTTCTCATCGTCCGTAATCAAACTAAGGTTGACGCGGAGTTGTTGGGCTGGGGAAATCAACTAAGGGTGGTCGGACGGCTCGGCGTAGGGCTGGATAATATCGATCTTCAGACGGCCGCAGACCGAAATATTCCGATTATTTTCGGTAAAAACGCTAATGCGACCTCCGTTGCCGAGTATGTCATTTCCGGATTGTTCGCTTCTTCGCGCTTCTTGCACGGGGCTGATCGGGATGTGAAATCCGGCGGATGGAACCGGAGAAAATATACCGGTGTCGAATTAGCAGGAAAAACACTGGGACTAATCGGAGTCGGGGAAATTGGCCATCGGGTTGCCGTACGCGCCCGAGCGCTTGGACTGAAAGTGATCGGCTATGATCCTTTTGTTGCGCCGTATGATTTTCCTGCAGCGGAGAGCGGGATCGAGCTTGTTGAGATGGACCGGGTAATTGCCGAATCCGATTATATCAGCCTGCATGTGCCGTTAACGGCACAGACCAGACATCTGTTCAATCATGAGCTTTTCCACAAAATGAAACGAACAGCGATTATTATAAACAGTGCCCGTGGCGGCATAATCGATGAACTTGAGCTTAATGAAGCACTGGAAAACGGAGTTATCAGCGGTGCAATTCTGGATGTGCTGGAACAGGAGCCTCCGCCACCGGACCATCCGCTGCTGAAACGTCCTAATTGCCTTATTACTCCCCATATAGCAGGATTGACCGAAGAATCCCAGATCCGTACTGCCGAACTCGTTTCCAATGAAATCATCAGCGAAATGGAAGGGAAACCTTCTTTGTGCAGAGTGAATGGTAAAAGGTAAGAACTAGAGATGAGCTCAACGTCAGGGAGTTGATCGTTCGCATGCCATCCGTACAGCTTCAATCCCAGCCAAGTAAGATGCAGCCGCAATCGGCCAACCGCTGGAAAGGGCTTATAAAAGGAATTGCGCTGACGGTAGTTTTAGCCTATATTTCAGGAAACATCGCTGAGCTTCCCTTTTTCTCGATTATGGGTATCATGATTATTTCCATTATGCTCGGTGTAGTGTGGAATTCGTTTATGGATGTGCCCCTTGATGCATCCGCCGGCATAACCTTCAGCAGCAAATACTTGCTGCGAGCTGGCATTATTTTGATGGGGCTGCGCTTAAACTTGGGTCAAATCGCTGATGCGGGATTATCCGTTTTACTAATTGATATCATTGTAATCGCCGTCACGTTACTTGTAATGATCTATCTCGGTCATAAAATGGGTGTCGACAAACATCTGTCGGCGCTGCTGGCAGTCGGTACCGCTATATGCGGAGCTGCGGCGATTGTCGCTGTTGCTCCACTGATTGGAGCCAAAAAGGAACTAACGGCGATATCCGTTGCTTGTATAGCCACTCTTGGTACAATTGGGGCGCTCGTTTATATCTTTTTATATCCCTACATGGGATTAGAGCCTTATCTGTACGGTGTGCTCGCAGGCTCAACTTTGCATGAATTGGCACATGTCATAGCAGCAGGAGTGCCAAGTGGGACGGTCGGGAGCAACGCAGCGATTGTCGTCAAACTCGGTAGAGTTGCCTTATTAATTCCGGTTGCCTTGATATTGGCCTACTTTTATCGTTCGAAGGATGAGCGGGCGCAAGGGGCGAAAAAAGGATTCAAAAACTTGCCAATCCCGTGGTTTATCTTTGGATTCTTGGCGATGAGCATCGTCAACACGATGGGGATATTGCCTGAAGCGTTCATTACGGCGCTAATAGCGGTAAGCGTATTTTTATTGGCCGCCGCTATGGCAGGGCTTGGCTTGAACATCAAACTCGGTGATTTTAAGAAGGTCGGGAAAAATGCGATTATCGTTGCCATCTTCGGATTTATTGTTCTGGCGCTATTAGGCCAATTGTTAATTGCCGTTTTTTATTAATTGGTTCTAAAATGAAAAAGTACGACTTACCTGCTCATGAAAAGGGCGGGTAGGTCGTACTTTTTTTATTTAAGGCATCGATTTAAAAGCCGCGAACTTCATCTTCCAAGTGTTTATCCTGCCTAATTTCCATGACGAAGAAAAATGATGCGGCTACGAATAACAAAGCAACTGCTGCTTCTTGAACCCATTGTACCAAAAGGATCACCGCCCTTTTTTTAATTCGCATTGGATTACTTGTAATTATAATATAGGTATTGGATACTCATCTGTCAATATCCATTGTAAAGATTGGGCGTTGGGACAGCTTTCCTCCAGAGTTACCTTATAGGAACAGCATATACGATATGCAGCAGGCCATTAATTTGCTGATGTTTGGTCAGGTAACCAAGCTCATCGAACAGCTGCAGCAAATTCGCGAGCGAATGGGGCACTGTAAGTGCTCCTTCGCTTTCTGCTGTTTCCAGTTCCTTTTCCGACTGCATGAGGTCGGTAATGCAAATACGCCCGCGAGGCTTCAGCACTCGGCGCATTTCATGAATGGCGAGCACCTTCTGCTCGTCCGTTAAATGGTGGAAGGCGAAGCTGGAGACGATGAAGTCAAATCGACTCTCTAAATAAGGGAGGGCTAGAAAATTGCCCAGCTTCGTCTCCATGTTGGGAAATTTGAATTGGCAACGCTTCAGCATTTCCTTCGATTGATCGACCCCCGCCATTTCCACGCCCCTTTCCATTAACTTTCCGGCTAAGTTCCCTGTACCGGTTCCAATATCCAACCCTTTTTCGCCTAGAGCTGGATTGAGCCATCTCACTGTTAATTGCAAGGCTTCCTCATAATCCTTGTATTCCCGCAAGCCATCATTATGAACACGCTCATCATGATTTATCGCCAACCGATCAAAACCCCATTTATCCTGCCAGCTGTTCCGCTGCTCACGCAGTCTTTTTGAACCTTCAGCCAGTTCATAGATATTATCTAGCGGAAGTTTTTGCTCTCTTTTTAAGCTATCGATCATACCGTCGGTGGTCTCGATGATTCCCTTGATCTCCAGCCACTTGGAAAATAATACGGAGCGCTGAAGCTCCAGATAATATTGCAACTCTTGTTTGTCTGCATGTTCGATTTTCTCCAAGGCTAACTTGATGTCGCCAATGGCCATGCCTGCTTCGCGCAAAGCAATTATGGTTTGCAGACGCCATATATTCTGTTCGCTGAACTCGCGGTATTGGTTATTCTCCTGTTTATCGGGTTTGATTAGCCCTTTTTCCTCGTAAAAACGAATGGTGCGGGCAGAAATATTGAGTTTCTCCGCCGCTTCTTTGATTTTCATCCTATCCCGCCTTTATATGAGTCCCTTGACCTTCACGTAACGGAAACGTTTAAGGTAATCGTATCACAGCTTAACTATAGGAGGTACTAGACACTATGAAATCAGTGATTAAGGGCGTTACGATTTTAACGATGAATGACGAGATTCCTTTTGTGGGAGATATTTTGATTGAAGGGGATCGCATTGCGGATATTGGAACGGAAATAACGGCTGACGCCGACGAGCTAATAATCGGAACGGGCATGGCAGCGATGCCAGGACTGATTAACGCTCATCAACATACACCGATGAGTTTGTTGAGAGGTTTTTCCGATGATCTCAAGCTAATGGACTGGCTGGACAAAAAAATGCTCCCTGCGGAAGCGAAGATGACCCCGGAAGATGTGTATTGGGGCGCTAAGCTTTCCATGGCCGAAATGATCCGATCCGGCACAACGACGTTTGCAGATATGTATATCAATATGAATGAAATTGCCTTCGCGGTTGAGGAAGTTGGTATGCGTGCCTCTTTGACACGTGGATTGATCTTTCTAACAGATGACGGCGGCAGGAGAATGAACGAAGCACTTGATCTGATCAACCGATGGAGGGGCAAGGCTGATGGGCGGATCACGACAATGCTGGGGCCTCATTCACCCTACACATGTCCGCCTGAGCCTTTTATGGAAGTGATAACTTTAGCGGAGAAGCTGAACGTACCCATTCATACTCATTTGGCGGAGACGAAAGAAGAGGTCATTAAACTAAGAGACAAATACAATCAAACTCCTGCCGAGTATTTATATCATATTGGCCTCTTTGAGAGGGCGCATGTTTTGTTAGCTCACTGTGTTCATTTGAACCGTCGGGATATAGGGTTGTTAAAAGGAATGCGGGGCGGGGTGTCCCATAACCCTGTCAGCAACTTAAAGCTGGGATGCGGCATCGCCCCGGTGCTTGACATGATCGAACAAGGAATAACAGTTGGTTTAGGCACCGATGGAGCAGGAAGCGCTACGACTGTTGATATGTTTGAGGGAATAAAAAGTGCAACTTGGCTGCAAAAGCTGGAATACGGCGACCCAACACGATTGCCAGCCTCACAAGCTTTGCGTATGGCGACCCGAGAAAGCGCCAAATTGCTGAACATCGATTACGAGGTTGGGACCCTCGAAATCGGCAAGAAGGCTGACATCATTTTAGTCGACATGTTAAAGCCCCATTTGCAGCCGATTCACCATATTGAATCTCTTCTTGCATACAGCTCTAATGGTGGAGATGTGGATACAACAATTGTGAATGGTAAAGTGCTCATGAGAGGGGGACAACTGCTTACTATAGATGAAGAAGAATTGTATAAAGAAGTTTCAAGTCGTGCCAAGCGAATTACAGAAGGAATTTAAATAGAGGTCATAGAATTGGTGACATCCTTGATGTCATCAATTTGTTGTTATAATGGCTGTAGAAATGCGAGGTGGAACGTTGAAACGGACCGATAGGCTGATGGGGGCATTCCTTTGTACTCAATGACAGGCCCGACAGGTGGATTCCGCTTATTCCGGATGAGGACTTTAATCAGCATCTACAAGTGCTTATTAGCGAACAGCGAGAGGATGGAGGATGGCCGATCAGTTGGCCGCCCGTCAGCCCAGGTGGAGAAGCGGAGTGGCGGGGGAGTATGACCGTAGATCGGTTATTAACGTTGAGGTCCTTCGGGATGATTTGATGTCCAGATGCGGAGATCAAAGCGATCTTTGACTTGCTTGCTAGGGCGCATAAGTGCATATTTTAAGCTTTTCAGGAATGTATTTATTATTATATAAATATATAACAAACCCCAACAAT
This window contains:
- a CDS encoding (2R)-sulfolactate sulfo-lyase subunit alpha; amino-acid sequence: MHKFLIHKQGDHVGVATSDIEAGETVIGVYMDDDSTIEAVAASPIPLGHKIAVSDIDKDGHVIEYGLPIGFAPDGFKFGDYVHTHNIKTLRW
- a CDS encoding (2R)-sulfolactate sulfo-lyase subunit beta, which encodes MKQLLGYRRENGKVGIRNHVIILPVDDISNAACEAVANHIQGTMALPHAYGRLQYGKDLELHFRTMIGTGSNPNVAAVIVIGIEPNWTNIIAEGIAKTGKPVAAFSIEGTGDLEVVRQASWKAKEFVQWASELQREPIELSELTVSIKCGESDTTTGLGSCPTVAQAVDRLVDAGATVFFGETSELTGGEHLIADRCATPELREKFMAIYDDYISEIKSSGVDLLGSQPTQGNIAGGLSTIEEKALGNIEKTGTKQVVGVLEPAEMPGNGPGLYFMDTSSAAAECITLMAAGGAVLHFFPTGQGNIIGNPIEPVVKVTANPKTVASMNEHVDVDCSGLLSREINLTEAGDLLMDYLCRVVNGRLTAAEALGHKEFVMTKLYRSA
- a CDS encoding malate dehydrogenase (NAD) — protein: MFYGVIFLSERSNIVTFQAEQLTEFGKEVLMGLGMTEGDALLASDSLVRADLEGNESHGISRLPIYAKRMKEGRISANANVSFEQLGSILRVDGNNGLGQVVAYRAIEQAIPLAREDGMIGIFIRNSNHFGTAAYFCQQACKQEMALIAMTNSPPGIAPWGGKKAFLGTNPLAFGFPSRSGPPVIIDMSSSVVARGKIILANKTGESIPQGWAMDENGVETTSPAAALRGAVLPLGGAKGYALALAIEMMCGVLSGAAYGPHVNNLYRDEDPPANVGHSFILMDIAKWMDMDDYFDLTDQLLREMKESPKASGTDEIFYPGERRSKEYTKRSDAGLTVPLEVVVELKRLGEEAGIAFPEGVRS
- a CDS encoding D-3-phosphoglycerate dehydrogenase/(S)-sulfolactate dehydrogenase, with protein sequence MKAIITELNWPIGIELLQEQGWEVLYDPELWKYRERLQTELQNAEVLIVRNQTKVDAELLGWGNQLRVVGRLGVGLDNIDLQTAADRNIPIIFGKNANATSVAEYVISGLFASSRFLHGADRDVKSGGWNRRKYTGVELAGKTLGLIGVGEIGHRVAVRARALGLKVIGYDPFVAPYDFPAAESGIELVEMDRVIAESDYISLHVPLTAQTRHLFNHELFHKMKRTAIIINSARGGIIDELELNEALENGVISGAILDVLEQEPPPPDHPLLKRPNCLITPHIAGLTEESQIRTAELVSNEIISEMEGKPSLCRVNGKR
- a CDS encoding conserved hypothetical integral membrane protein codes for the protein MPSVQLQSQPSKMQPQSANRWKGLIKGIALTVVLAYISGNIAELPFFSIMGIMIISIMLGVVWNSFMDVPLDASAGITFSSKYLLRAGIILMGLRLNLGQIADAGLSVLLIDIIVIAVTLLVMIYLGHKMGVDKHLSALLAVGTAICGAAAIVAVAPLIGAKKELTAISVACIATLGTIGALVYIFLYPYMGLEPYLYGVLAGSTLHELAHVIAAGVPSGTVGSNAAIVVKLGRVALLIPVALILAYFYRSKDERAQGAKKGFKNLPIPWFIFGFLAMSIVNTMGILPEAFITALIAVSVFLLAAAMAGLGLNIKLGDFKKVGKNAIIVAIFGFIVLALLGQLLIAVFY
- a CDS encoding putative AdoMet-dependent methyltransferase, with the protein product MKIKEAAEKLNISARTIRFYEEKGLIKPDKQENNQYREFSEQNIWRLQTIIALREAGMAIGDIKLALEKIEHADKQELQYYLELQRSVLFSKWLEIKGIIETTDGMIDSLKREQKLPLDNIYELAEGSKRLREQRNSWQDKWGFDRLAINHDERVHNDGLREYKDYEEALQLTVRWLNPALGEKGLDIGTGTGNLAGKLMERGVEMAGVDQSKEMLKRCQFKFPNMETKLGNFLALPYLESRFDFIVSSFAFHHLTDEQKVLAIHEMRRVLKPRGRICITDLMQSEKELETAESEGALTVPHSLANLLQLFDELGYLTKHQQINGLLHIVYAVPIR
- a CDS encoding 5-methylthioadenosine/S-adenosylhomocysteine deaminase, encoding MKSVIKGVTILTMNDEIPFVGDILIEGDRIADIGTEITADADELIIGTGMAAMPGLINAHQHTPMSLLRGFSDDLKLMDWLDKKMLPAEAKMTPEDVYWGAKLSMAEMIRSGTTTFADMYINMNEIAFAVEEVGMRASLTRGLIFLTDDGGRRMNEALDLINRWRGKADGRITTMLGPHSPYTCPPEPFMEVITLAEKLNVPIHTHLAETKEEVIKLRDKYNQTPAEYLYHIGLFERAHVLLAHCVHLNRRDIGLLKGMRGGVSHNPVSNLKLGCGIAPVLDMIEQGITVGLGTDGAGSATTVDMFEGIKSATWLQKLEYGDPTRLPASQALRMATRESAKLLNIDYEVGTLEIGKKADIILVDMLKPHLQPIHHIESLLAYSSNGGDVDTTIVNGKVLMRGGQLLTIDEEELYKEVSSRAKRITEGI